In Streptococcus parauberis NCFD 2020, the sequence CCTTATTTTTACAACTTACTTAGTAAGTATCTAAAGTTTTGAGAAAAAGAAAAATACTAAATAAATTAAAGAGAATGAGAAATCGTTCTCTTTTTGTTTTACTTTTTTCGTCAGAAGGAAAATATATTTATGCAATCAAATAAATAAAATACGTGCTAGGCAAAGACTGTCAAGAAATATAGTTATTATTTCATTGATGAAAGGTACTGGCTGGTCACGTTTAAAAGATGAAAATACTCTTAAAGAATTTGAACAATTCAATTTAATTAAATTTCCTGAATTAGGAGGAATGATGCTAAAAGAAGGTGAGGTTAGATAATGGCACATGGGAGAATTTCTTTAGAACAAGCACTTAATAGTGATAACTTTTATCAACTACCTAAAGTAATCATTGGTACAAAATATTACAGTAAGTTAAAGGCAGAGGCTAAACTCTTATTCATGTTATGTAGGGATCGATTGAGTGCATCTCTTGATAGTACACGAAAAGGAGATATGAGATTTGTTGATGCAGACGGTGATATTTTTATTTATTATGCTATTGATGATCTTGCAAATGATTTGGGTTGTGGCCGTGATAAAGTAATAAAGTTAAAAAAAGAACTTATAAAATATGGTCTCATTGATGAGGTAAGACAAGGCTTGAATAAAGCTAACCGTATATATGTGAAGAATGTTGTCACTGACATTCAAATTCTAAATATGACTTTTGAGGAAGCTCAGTTGACCTTTAAGTCAGTAAAATCAACGGAAGTCGGAAAATACGACTTCCAGAAGTCGAAGAATACGTCTTCAAAAAGTCGAGAATTCCGACCTCAAGAAGTCGAGAATTCCGACTCAACTTATATTAAACAGAGTGAGACTAAAGAGAGTGATATTAAAGTGATTTATTCTGAGGAGGAGGAAGATTTAACAATGCTTGTCAGAAAAGTTGATAAAGTTACTCATTATGATAAAGAGTATATTTGGGAACTAGTCCATGATCAATTAATAAAGGAAAAGTTTACAAATACAACTGCAGATATTGCAATGTTACATTTTGAAAGTCGATATGAATATGCATTGAATCATATGAACTATATTCATTCAGCAGAACAACTTGCAGAATATGTTTATAATGGCATTCTTGCTGAATGGACTCAAGCTGTCCGAGGTAAAAAAGGGGTAGGATGATGAAAATAGAAAATTTGATTCTTGGAAAGATAGGTTGTTTAAACACTGTCAATCAAAGGTTAGCTGATATTTCAAGTAATCAATTTGAATTATTGATTAAAACAAGAGCTACTAAAAAAGAATTATTTAAATTTTATTACGATATAAAACCGCTTTAACTTTAGGTTATTAATATATCCTTGGCTACTCTAGCAAGCACTAGGCAACTTTTCTCGTAATATACACTCTCTTCTCAAGTCTTATGCTTACTAGAGTAGCTAATCAACTAAGTTCATTGAAAATAAAATACAACCTCTGTCCTAAACAGCGTGGCTATGCGATAAAAAAGAAACTGGGGGCAGATTGGAGGCTAGAAATACATATCTAGTCGCAAGTCACAAATTGCATTATTGCAGGTTAGCCATTTTTACCATAAATGGTGCGTAAAAAGCTACGGTTTTAGCAATTAGCTAAACAGCATGAGTGTAAATTCACTTAACAGGAATTATTAATCTTTATTTCATTATTGACCAACACGTCTAAAAACTGTTATTAAATTATGGAGGGATTCATTTATGGAATCAAAAGAAAAATTTTCAATTCGGAAGTTTAAAACGGATACTCATTCGGTGTTGCTCGGTAAATTTGGTGTAACGCTTGCAACTACAATTGCTTTAGCTACAGCTGGTGGAGTTGTACATGCTGAACAAGTAACAGGAACGAATACAGCACCTACAACTACTCAAGTTGCACCAGCAACAAGTACACCAACAGCTGAAATTCCTACAAGTGTTCCAGCAGGGACAAGTCAACCAGTAGCTGAAAAAACAATCAATTCTGCTCAAGACACCTTAAAATATAATGTTGCTAGTGCTGAAAAATCAGGAGTTGAAGTAACTACTGGTGAAACAACTGATGTGACATTAAATGATGGTAATGTTGTAGACAAAAGTAATGAAGTTTTAACTGACTTATCTAATCAAGACAAAGCAGTTGCTGAAGCTAAGGCTAAACAAGAAGCTAATCAAAAAGCATATACTGATGCTAAAACGTCTCGTGATACAGCTGTATCTGAAGGGCAATCAGACTTAAGTCATTCAGAACAAGGTGTTGATGATCAAGTAGCAGTTGCTAAAAAGAATGGTATTGAAGTAACAACTGATACTAAAGACCTTACTCCAAAATATGTTGCCACTAAGGGTTTAACTGGTTCAGATTTAACAACAGCCATGGCTAAGAACATTGCATTGTACAATCAAGCGGTTAAAGATGGTGTTGGTATTATGGATACCTCAACAGCACAAATGAAAAAACAAATTGCTGATTACTTGTTAGCCCTTTCTAACTATCAAAAAGGCATTGCTTCAAATACTGGCTTACAATGGCAAAATGGCGTAGTATTAATTGGTTTACCAGGGGCTACTCATATGAGTGGGTCAGAAAATGTTGTAGATTTTGGTGATGGCACAATTAAAACTGCTAGTATGTATGCAACACAAGGTAATAATCTTGATCAAAATACAGATGCCAATTTTGATAATATTTTCAAAATTGACGGTACAGGATCTATTTTGGTAAAAAATACCACTAATGGAGATGTTAAATTAACTTTTAGTGAAATCAATAGCCCATATAACACAGGTACTTATGTTGCAATTTGGGGTGATGATAAAGGCGGTATCGCTTGGTCAGTCTTTGCACTTTATAATGGATCTGGTCAAGGTGGAGCAGGTGAAGGAGCAGGTGGTAACGCTTCAACATCAGGTCGTATTTTAAATTATGTTAAATCTTATAAAGCAACTGCTGAAACAACAAAAGGGGTATCCGTTGTAACCTTTAATGATATTGATAACCAACAAACGGTTAAAATGTCAGGGTTAAATGGTGCAAAAATCACAACAGGTAAGAACATTTCACAAACAGGAAATGATTTTGTAGCTGGTAGTGGTGATGTGTCACAAGGTTCTGCAGGGGAACTAGAAAGTAATGGAATCAAGTGGAATTTCTCTAGTGCTGACACTCGTGAATTTAGTTTTACTCATTCAACAGCAGGGAAAAACACTTCTATCGTAGGTGGAATTTTTGGTTCAGCCTCTAATGTGCCTCAAAAACCAGTTGCTCCAAAATTGACTGCTCATAAAGCAACTGTAACAGCTCCAATTGCTCCAACAGCACCAGCTAATGAGAAAGTGAGTGTACACTATTATAAAGTGGTGACAACACCTACACCAGTAAAACCAACTGGTTATAAACCAAGTACACCAACACCACAAACACCAGTAGCACAATCTAGTGTTGGACTTCCAACTACTGGCGATAAAGCAGAAGGTTCTGTTATTCAAATGGTAATTGGTGCATTGATGGTTTCATTTGTCGGATTTACTGCTTTAAAAGGTCGTAAAGAAGAAAAATAATACCAGGTAAAGTTAAAAAGGTATCAGATGATACCTTTTGCTTTATTATTATTAAATCTCAAATTGATTCCAAAAGGAGAGAAAGAATGAATAAATTTGTAGATGGAAATTTAACTGTAATAATACAAGATTTAAAGAAACTTGGTCGTGAAGGTGGTGCCTCGGCATATCTAGATAATGGTGACATGATGGTTTTAAAAGCTAAATATGGCACAATTAGAAAGAGAGCGTTTATTGGTGGAAAAGCAACGGTAGTTGACTTAAAAGTTGATTATAAGAACATTCTTCCTAAAATTAAACTAATTAATAGAAATGGCATACTAGTAGCAAAAAGGTTTCGCTTGGGTTCTTCCAATTTGTTAAAACTAACTGGCTCAGGTTACAACCGTTTGAGTAGAAAGGAAAGAAAAAATGGAACAATCCAAAAGGTATCAACACCAAGAAGAATTAACGTTACTTCAAAAAATAAGTTTTGATAAAGAAGCACTAAATGCCTTAGAACAAATCATTTATTCGATACACTTAGTAACATATCGAGATGATGTACATTCTAAAGGTTATATTGATAGTGTTACTAATTATCTTTCGAAGATTATTATATTTAATGTATCTTCACTTGGAAATTTAACACCTTTCCATCCTTCTGAAAAAGCTGTGTTTGAAAGGGAATACAAAAAGTATATTCTACCTTTTGAGAAAGCTATCTTAAAACTAGAAAATAATAATGAAGAGAACAATTTTATTCGTAGAAAAGATAATGATGAACCGATTCAATTTGAAATTATTAAACAGATTGCCACTTTATCAATAAGTGAGACAAATTGGCGTAAAGAATTGAACATAGTTTCCTGGAATAAGACAGAACCAAAATATGATATTCGTTCTTGGAAAGATGATCATAGTCGAGTTGGTAAGGGCATTACACTTTTTGAAGATGAAATGCTAAAACTTACGAAAACAATTAAACAATTAAATTTAGAAGAAAATAAGGAGAAATAATATATGGATACAGCAGTTAAAGTATTTCATATCGTTCAAGCAGTAGTTGTCATTACAGGACTTGTTTGGGTTCTTACTGGAGCTATTGACTTTTTTGGAGGACGTAATAATAATGATTCCATGCGACAAGAAAAAGGATCAAATTCAATGGTAAATGGTGGAGCAATCGGAATTATTGGAGGGGCTGTATGTCAAGCCATTATTTCAGCTCTTCAAGCTATTAATTAAAGCGAAAGGAGCTAGAGTGAATGGATAGTGTAACTAAATCTCTAGCTGAATATAGTTCGACTGTAAATAATTATTCTGACAAAATATCCTCAGCACTGATACCGCTGGCCTCAATCTTAATACTTGCCTTCTTCCTTATGGATGTTCTATCCTGGAATAAACGACTAGGACAAGAAGGAGGGAGCCTAACTGTTCAATTATGGATGGAAATAGCACTTGGGTATGTTATAGCATTTGTACTGGTACATAATACAACTGAAATTTTTGATTTTATAGTATTTGTATTTAATAAAGGGATTGTATTAGTAAATGGTGTACTTCCTAAAAACACATTTAAATCAGATATAGACACTTCAGGCATTAGTGGTTGGATTTTTAAACAAGTTATCAAAATGATAGCATGGTTTACTGAACGTATAGCTGATGTTTGTGTTAATATTTTAGTATTTATGAGATTTTTTCAAATGTATATCTTAAAAGCAGTTGCACCATTAATTGTTGCCTTCTTTATGTCGGAACAAACAAGGCCGATTGGATTAAACTTTATTAAACAGTTCTCAGCCTATGCCTTTCAGGGACTGGTACTATTGATTATTGTTAAGTTATATCCAGCCCTAGTAACTGATGACTTGTTTAAAGCATCTAGTGGAGATGGTATAGCAGCCTTTGCTTCAATTGCAAAGAGCGTTGTATATATTATTACTTTGTTTGGAAGTCAAAAACTAGCAAAAAGCTTACTTAATTTGATGTAATTTTAAGTAAAATTTGGTCTAATAGTATTAGAAAAAGGAGAAATAATATGAAAAAATCAGGGGTTTCATTTGGTCATAGTATAGGATCATTCTTTGGATTTATTTTTTCAGGCTTAATGATGATTCTTGGGTTTTTAATTGCAACTACTTTCTTTATATTATCCGTATTGATAAATTGGGTAAAAATGTCACTTGGTTTTGCTTTATTTTGGTTTATTGCTAGTGGATTTTATAATGTTGTATTCTTAGATAATCAAAGTTTTGAACCATTTGATGGAATGTCAATTTTAATAATCTTAGGATTAGGTTTTATTGCATCAGTTTATGTAACAATTTCAGATATAAAAAATTAAGTATCACAATTTAATAGTTGAACTAATACTTTGCTTTTGCAAGGTGTTTTTATTTTGGTTAGAAAGAGGAAATATGAATAAATTAGGAAGTGAGTTTTTAAAGCAGTTTGATAACTATGAAAGACCAGTTGCATTTGGAATGACCAAGAGAATCTTAGTCATGATTATTGGAATGATGATTGTTGTTTCTTTTACGGTCTCAATTTCTTTACTTGGACTCTCTGAAATTTTTATGTATTTAGTGGCATTAATCATTGCGCCTCCATTTATTATTTACGGAATGGGCTTTGATGAAGATGTTAAAGAGAAAGTGATTTTTAACCTTAAAGTTCAAAAAAGAGGTTATGTAACAGAATTTATGGAAGGAGATGTTTTTACAAAAGATGATTTTAAAAATTGGAAAAAAACCAAAGAAGCTAACTAAAGCTGAAAAAGAACGTAAAGCTAGACTGAAACGTTCACTAAGAGCTTCAACACAAAACACAATCAAATATAATAGTTTATTTGAAAATGGTCTGATGCACATTGCTAAAAATGAATGGTCAAGAACATATCGTTTAGGTGATGTTGCCTATGTGTCTTCAAGTCAAGATGAAAAAATTGATGTTATTGATACACATGCTGAAGCGTTGAACTCATTGGATGCTGGAAGTGTTTACCAGTTACTAGTAATTAATCGTAGGATTGATGATAATGCTATTGAAAATATTAAGTTTACTCAAGAACATGATGAATTTGATAAATTTAGAAATGAATACAATGACATCATAGAGAGTCGTTTTTCGAGTGATTCTAAAAATTTTCAGGTAGAAAAGTTTGTTACTTTAAAAACAGATGCTTACAATCGTGGACAAGCAGACTCTAACTTGAGTGAGTTAGGAAGTGCATTAGAAAACCAATACTCTCAAATGGATATTGGCTTTGAGGAGTTAGACGGAAAAGAACGATTAGATCTCTTCATAGAGCTTTTACAAGGTAAGAGAAGGTTATCATACACTTACAGGGATATTGCCTTGTCAGATTTACACTCAAAAGATTTTATTGCTCCTAATCGTATCCATTTCTTAGAAAATCGATTTAGAATTAATGACCAGGTAGCTAAGGTTATGTATGCCAAAAACTATCCAACATTTTTAACGGATAAGCTGATTAAAAGCTTAACGGATATTGGAGTAGAATTGGCAATTTCAGTTCAAGCTGAACCTTATGAGCCTTCACAGTTCATAAAAAAAATTAACAATGCTGATACGACTATTAAAGCAGAAATGGTTAAAGCTCAAAGATCGGGTGCACAAGAAGGAATTGATCAAGATTTAGCAGTAAGTGGACGTTCAAGAGAAATCTCAGAATCTACTAAACGTTGGAAACAAGAAATTGATGAAAATGACCAAAAGGCATTCATTGGAATCATTGCTATTTATTTTAAGGCAAAAGATGAAGAAGAGCTTGCCGGTTTTACTGATAAAATTCAAACAGCTTCAAGAAAAAACGGTATTGAATTTGAAGATTGTTATTATCATCAAGAAGAAGGCCTCAATACGATTCTTCCAATTGGTCACACTTTTTTGAATGTAAAGAGATGTTTTGTAAGAGATATGACAACCGCTAATCTAGCAACTCAAGTTCCCTTCACAAATGTTGATTTGAAATCAGATAGCCCAAATGCTCTATATTATGGACAAAATCAGTTATCTAATAATGTTATTACGCTTGATCGTAAAGCAGATTTAAACACAGGTTCAGGAGTTGTTTTAGGTAGTTCAGGATCAGGTAAGTCAGTAACAGTTAAGACGATGGAGATAATTCCAACGTATTTAAAGAATATTGAAGACAGAATTATAATTGTGGATCCCGAAGACGAATATTCAGATATTGGGCGAGAATTTAAAGCTCAACTAGTTGATATCTTTATTGGTTCTAGTTCCCACCTTAACTTGATGGATTTACCTGACATGAGTCAGCTAAAAGATGAAGACAGTGATCCAATTGGAGATAAATCCAACCTTTTAATGGGTTTATTTGAATCCATTTTGGATGAAATTGGAGATGTCCAGTACACTATCATTGACCGTGTGACCCGTGAGACTTATAGGAGATTTTCAAAGTTAGGTAGAGTTCCTACTCTTCGTGATTGGCATGATATTCTTGAAGAGCAAGAAGAACCTGAAGCACAAGAGTTAGCTCTAAAATCGGAAATCTATGCAAAAGGTTCTCAGGACGTTTTTGCACATGAAACAAATGTTGATATCACAGACCGTTTTGTAATCTTTAATCTTAAGCGACTAACAGGTAAGCTTAAACCATTTGCAATGATGGTAATTCAAGATTATATATGGAATCAAGTTGTTTCGTCTCAAGGTAAGGTGACAACAAGAATCTATTTTGATGAAGTACAACTTTTCTTCAAAGAAGAAGCTCAAGCTATTTTCTTCACAGAACTTTATTCACGTGTCCGCAAATATGGTGCGATTGCTACAGCTATCACTCAAAATATTGAAACACTAATGAACAAAGAAGAAGGTAGAAAGTTAGTCTCAAATAGTGAATTTATGATTTTGTTGAAACATAAAAAATCAGACTTACTAGCTCTTTCTAAAGCTATAACACTTACGCCAACTTTAACCAGGTATATTGAAAAACCAAAATCAAAAGGTACAGGGTTAATTGTTGCGGGTCAAGTTGTTGTGCCTTTTGAAAATCCAATTCCTAAGCAAACAAGGTTATTTGAACTTGTTGCTACTGATGCATAAAAGGAGGTGTTTTGTTGTCTAAACAAACAAGACAAGACCTTCAAAATGCCTTGCATGATCACGAAGAAGCTAAGTCTGAACTACGGACAGCAAAACAAAACTATAAAATTGCTGAAAAAAATGATCAGAAGCTACTAAAAACAAGTACAGATGCTGAAAAGCGTTATTTGGGTAAAAAGCACGAGGCACGTAAGGAGGCATACAGTAAGGAAGTTAAAAGTTTAAAAGATAATATCAAAACTACTCAGGAAAAAAAGAAAGGAGCAATCAAAAGAAACGGTGGTACTGGGGTTCAAAAAATAGCTAAAGCAGGCCATTATCAAGTATCATCTGCTATTGACTCAGCTTTTCAAG encodes:
- a CDS encoding PrgI family protein, which encodes MNKLGSEFLKQFDNYERPVAFGMTKRILVMIIGMMIVVSFTVSISLLGLSEIFMYLVALIIAPPFIIYGMGFDEDVKEKVIFNLKVQKRGYVTEFMEGDVFTKDDFKNWKKTKEAN
- a CDS encoding replication initiator protein A, whose amino-acid sequence is MAHGRISLEQALNSDNFYQLPKVIIGTKYYSKLKAEAKLLFMLCRDRLSASLDSTRKGDMRFVDADGDIFIYYAIDDLANDLGCGRDKVIKLKKELIKYGLIDEVRQGLNKANRIYVKNVVTDIQILNMTFEEAQLTFKSVKSTEVGKYDFQKSKNTSSKSREFRPQEVENSDSTYIKQSETKESDIKVIYSEEEEDLTMLVRKVDKVTHYDKEYIWELVHDQLIKEKFTNTTADIAMLHFESRYEYALNHMNYIHSAEQLAEYVYNGILAEWTQAVRGKKGVG
- a CDS encoding VirB4-like conjugal transfer ATPase, CD1110 family codes for the protein MILKIGKKPKKLTKAEKERKARLKRSLRASTQNTIKYNSLFENGLMHIAKNEWSRTYRLGDVAYVSSSQDEKIDVIDTHAEALNSLDAGSVYQLLVINRRIDDNAIENIKFTQEHDEFDKFRNEYNDIIESRFSSDSKNFQVEKFVTLKTDAYNRGQADSNLSELGSALENQYSQMDIGFEELDGKERLDLFIELLQGKRRLSYTYRDIALSDLHSKDFIAPNRIHFLENRFRINDQVAKVMYAKNYPTFLTDKLIKSLTDIGVELAISVQAEPYEPSQFIKKINNADTTIKAEMVKAQRSGAQEGIDQDLAVSGRSREISESTKRWKQEIDENDQKAFIGIIAIYFKAKDEEELAGFTDKIQTASRKNGIEFEDCYYHQEEGLNTILPIGHTFLNVKRCFVRDMTTANLATQVPFTNVDLKSDSPNALYYGQNQLSNNVITLDRKADLNTGSGVVLGSSGSGKSVTVKTMEIIPTYLKNIEDRIIIVDPEDEYSDIGREFKAQLVDIFIGSSSHLNLMDLPDMSQLKDEDSDPIGDKSNLLMGLFESILDEIGDVQYTIIDRVTRETYRRFSKLGRVPTLRDWHDILEEQEEPEAQELALKSEIYAKGSQDVFAHETNVDITDRFVIFNLKRLTGKLKPFAMMVIQDYIWNQVVSSQGKVTTRIYFDEVQLFFKEEAQAIFFTELYSRVRKYGAIATAITQNIETLMNKEEGRKLVSNSEFMILLKHKKSDLLALSKAITLTPTLTRYIEKPKSKGTGLIVAGQVVVPFENPIPKQTRLFELVATDA
- a CDS encoding YdbC family protein; its protein translation is MEQSKRYQHQEELTLLQKISFDKEALNALEQIIYSIHLVTYRDDVHSKGYIDSVTNYLSKIIIFNVSSLGNLTPFHPSEKAVFEREYKKYILPFEKAILKLENNNEENNFIRRKDNDEPIQFEIIKQIATLSISETNWRKELNIVSWNKTEPKYDIRSWKDDHSRVGKGITLFEDEMLKLTKTIKQLNLEENKEK
- a CDS encoding type IV secretion system protein, which translates into the protein MDSVTKSLAEYSSTVNNYSDKISSALIPLASILILAFFLMDVLSWNKRLGQEGGSLTVQLWMEIALGYVIAFVLVHNTTEIFDFIVFVFNKGIVLVNGVLPKNTFKSDIDTSGISGWIFKQVIKMIAWFTERIADVCVNILVFMRFFQMYILKAVAPLIVAFFMSEQTRPIGLNFIKQFSAYAFQGLVLLIIVKLYPALVTDDLFKASSGDGIAAFASIAKSVVYIITLFGSQKLAKSLLNLM